A stretch of Zymoseptoria tritici IPO323 chromosome 1, whole genome shotgun sequence DNA encodes these proteins:
- the PKS10 gene encoding polyketide synthase (predicted involved in secondary metabolite biosynthesis), producing the protein MSQEPIAIVGIACRFAGDVDTPSKLWKLLQDPHDLRQEIPKTRFNTEGFYHRNHAYHGHTNVKHSYLLSQDPAAFDAEFFGVNPHEARSMDPQQRLTLETVYEAIEAAGLTMEALSGSDTCVYAGSMTADYDAMGTRDLDQLPTYAAVGTSRAILSNRISYFFNWTGASVTVDTACSSSLVALHSAVQALRSGDSATGVVCGSNLILGPECFIIESNVKMLSPDGLSRMWDKDANGYARGEGLAALVIKPLSAALRDNDHIDCIIRETGLNQDGHTPGLTMPSPHSQRELIRRTYAKAGLDLSKQSDRPQYFEAHGTGTPAGAIHSAFHQGSNTQPLYVGSIKTVLGHTEGTAGLAGIIKTALALQNSCIPPNLHFNELNPSIQPFYQNLKVLRSRADWPQLEPGQARRASVNSFGFGGTNAHAILEGYENELADAHAGSNVSSTVFAPFVFSAGSDKALRNNIEAYIEYLGGNLDCNASDLAYTLRDRRSLLQYRLAIPAPDCAALKEKLINFIAGNSSAGEEGIVRSLSKVGSERSKVLGVFTGQGAQYAAMGAELIRASPFARQTIKDLESVLQNLPKEDRPSWSLENELLATEPQSRIGESALSQPLNTAIQIMLVDILHAAGVNFDTVIGHSSGEIAAAYAAGFLSARDAMCISYYRGVCCQYAESPNGNVAGAMLAVGTTMDDAVELCQDETFAGRISLAAVNSPSSVTISGDSDAIEELAIILEDEKKFQRRLRVDKAYHSLHMRSCAEEYRKSMLRAGVSVIKSSQARPCQWFSSVYDGQLVDESLQIDGDYWLKNLTQPVLFSSALSAAIQSSDYDATLEVGPHPALEAPATQTMQEVLSKSIPYSGTLRRKENAVLSLSATLGFLWSRLDRRGVNLDSFEKQMTGNEAPKNRLLTGLPRYQWNHDTKYWSESRRSQHLRSRSEPVHPLLGHISPDSSSHSHAVRWKHVLKPSEMPWLNGHAVQNQIVFPAAGYISTAIEAVRSLAKGEAIQLIGLDHFVIHQAVPFTSADDSVEVLVDFSQITRSHDKLEMTANFSYSAALGDTTSLSLVATAAVKVHFAEPLVDLFAERQPEPPHMIDVKPQRMYDWLASLEYNFSEPFGGLTKLRRQLGLSRCTGKLAPRDIDTAGLLLHPADLDAAFQAMNLAFSYPGDEQIRHLHLPTTISKILVNPAALEAAHSPGDRVGTDCFDVDATWNPSDPLTPTAGFSGNARLYFDQGESPCAAVQIDDIVLRPIGDANDERKIYHGLDYVPTRLDGMVAAENITITDHILEIQEMVHRIIHFYARQVNDEVPSSSSLRAAGTITGHYLNFCQRIVADLKQGTSKWAKSEWMSDTKEGVMEALHQLGPDFENVADIKLVLLVGETMPRVLRGEADMLEEMRLSGLLDTFYRYGAGLYQATQWLTAVLKQITDRSPHLRMVELGAGTAAASKDILEMLGRNFDHYTLTDISSSFAEGALESLASWGDRVSFKTCNVEVDPVEQGFVEGEYDVAIASQILHATTSLDESVRNVRRLLKPGGWLLIGECGPDGGGAIVGSFIFGALPGWWNGVHEGRALSPFASFSAWDEILQRNGFAGIEVRTPEPSAQAFGIVTIAAQAVDPRVSIMRAPLSSPANLDVDEILIIGGQTEVTAQVIDHMKKLFSGMGTRVILYDRIEDLDSHIEKPEAAIISLADVDDAVFENMTPDRWTKFQQLFTGHKHLLWVTLGRLKDNVYSNMTVGFGRAAVNEEAELRLQHVDFANVSHMEANRIAEMFVRFTNRSLTAGSSKNELLHTDEREYVVDEQGRELVPRLSHQTKSNDRLRSVRRAVTYKTDLRSQNVSLEQNSSGRFLRQLSRFDQTKFQCIDGNDFIELSTTCSMLFAIRTAFGYHSLVMGTDNKGQKHLALTDSVSSILKVNIRCTARVEGTDLDDHALLYSVAIRLITSTIFEATCAGQRVIIHDAPTDMTATIIAEAQERGVQLIFTTARKNEALQSAVRPARYVQLQPYAGAADVVSALDTKVATLIDLSRSASPLSTTLRAVLPATCRIESWRTMIAPASVSNGMGEATGPNQENLEMTELAIVDWTKESSLPARVCRLDASPMFKPDQTYWLCGLSGALGISLCDWMITRGVRNMVISSRNPRLDQRWVDNHRLKGATIKIMSCDVTDEVALRKVHQDIVEALPPIAGVVSAAMVLRDVAVCNMQYDQLQDVIRPKVLGSIHLDRIFWDDNLDFFIALSSTNAICGNPGQANYTAANMGMAGVAARRRHRGLRASVAHVGAIIGVGYVTDSIERLEQTVSMTNMIHVSEQEVHQMFAEVIEGGFADSAVPQELVMGLKEVSRSEPGQSKWANDPKFCRLVLPASASEDARGTGGTAEESVAKKLEGCKTREEVHQALKQAFAAQMRKILFIKLSDDEVMESVSSTLGLDSLIAVDIRSWIMKTFSVNIPVLQIMSADARISDIVATTLQALPTRMTPLLEQDEATASSGGSESAADSDAIKSDQRSRSSATTPPPEGPSPAKVHATSASYWDEEALAPQGVSMRDDVPAPRQIPEVVLLTGSTGLLGHHLLNALLEQSSIRRVICIGIRRLTERLAAAELPAGNDRIEYHEGDLAVPGFGLSETEQARIFDDVDAIIHNGADTSHMKSYAQVRDANVESTRRLIRLAASRRVPFHYISSAGVALASDVSPFPSIRANGTSEKLEELSRHGSQGYMCSKWVCERMLENAHEQYQLPVCIQRPSTIIRSGDDATTPRASFDWVNTLLQYAHKIRAAPQVRHNQGALDLVSVETCCNDIIAGLNTVHNGVKYQNNVGDIVIPMSKLSDLAMEEGHAEPYVKLPWEEWSKKAIDAGLHPAVATLIEHIDEPGAPSYPALARAEGKE; encoded by the exons ATGTCCCAAGAACCAATCGCAATCGTGGGCATTGCTTGCCGATTTGCTGGCGATGTTGATACTCCTTCAAAATTGTGGAAGTTGCTACAGGACCCGCACGACCTCCGTCAGGAAATACCCAAGACCAGGTTCAACACCGAGGGTTTCTACCACCGCAACCATGCCTATCACGGTCATACCAACGTCAAGCACTCCTATCTTCTCTCCCAAGATCCCGCAGCATTTGATGCCGAGTTTTTCGGTGTCAATCCCCACGAAGCTCGATCTATGGATCCACAACAACGACTCACCCTAGAGACCGTGTATGAGGCAATCGAG GCAGCTGGATTGACCATGGAGGCACTATCAGGAAGCGACACTTGCGTGTACGCTGGGTCAATGACTGCTGACTACGATGCCATGGGAACTCGTGATCTTGATCAGCTGCCTACGTATGCTGCGGTTGGCACGTCCCGTGCCATATTGTCGAATCGAATCTCGTATTTCTTCAACTGGACTGGTGCCTCCGTCACGGTCGATACAGCTTGTTCGTCCTCGCTGGTCGCTCTCCATAGCGCTGTTCAAGCCCTACGTTCGGGAGACTCGGCTACTGGTGTCGTGTGCGGATCGAATCTGATTCTGGGACCGGAATGTTTCATCATAGAGAGCAATGTCAAAATGCTGTCGCCAGACGGATTGAGTCGTATGTGGGACAAG GACGCCAATGGCTACGCCCGCGGTGAAGGGCTCGCAGCCCTCGTCATCAAACCTCTGAGCGCTGCATTGAGGGATAACGATCACATCGACTGCATCATTCGCGAGACTGGTCTGAATCAAGACGGCCACACTCCAGGTCTGACGATGCCCAGCCCTCACTCCCAGCGAGAGTTGATCCGCAGGACGTACGCAAAAGCCGGACTGGACTTGAGTAAGCAAAGTGATCGACCGCAGTATTTCGAGGCCCATGGCACGGGTACGCCCGCTGGTG CAATCCACTCTGCGTTCCACCAGGGTTCCAACACGCAGCCACTGTATGTCGGCTCCATAAAGACTGTGCTTGGCCACACCGAAGGAACAGCTGGACTCGCTGGTATTATTAAAACCGCTCTTGCATTGCAGAACTCGTGCATCCCTCCAAATCTCCACTTCAACGAGCTGAATCCTTCGATCCAGCCGTTCTATCAGAATCTCAAAGTGCTCCGGAGCCGTGCCGACTGGCCACAGCTGGAACCTGGCCAAGCGCGCCGCGCAAGCGTCAATAGCTTCGGCTTTGGAGGCACCAATGCTCACGCCATCCTTGAGGGCTATGAAAATGAACTCGCAGATGCACATGCTGGTTCAAACGTCAGTAGTACCGTGTTTGCTCCCTTCGTATTCTCGGCTGGTTCCGACAAAGCACTCAGAAATAACATCGAAGCCTACATCGAATACCTGGGCGGGAACTTGGATTGCAATGCTTCTGATCTGGCATATACTCTGCGCGACAGACGTTCGCTTCTACAATACCGGCTCGCTATTCCCGCACCTGACTGTGCAGCGCTGAAAGAGAAGCTCATCAACTTCATCGCAGGTAACAGCTCCGCTGGTGAAGAGGGTATCGTTCGATCGCTTTCCAAGGTTGGCAGTGAGCGGTCGAAAGTCCTCGGAGTCTTCACTGGACAAGGAGCACAGTACGCCGCCATGGGAGCTGAGCTCATTCGTGCCTCCCCATTTGCCCGTCAGACCATCAAGGATTTGGAATCTGTCCTACAGAACCTCCCCAAAGAAGACAGGCCGTCTTGGTCGCTCGAGAACGAACTTTTGGCGACAGAACCTCAGTCACGCATAGGGGAAAGTGCACTGTCGCAACCCTTGAACACCGCCATACAGATCATGCTTGTGGATATTTTGCATGCTGCTGGGGTGAATTTCGACACCGTCATTGGGCACAGCAGCGGCGAGATTGCAGCTGCTTACGCAGCTGGATTCTTGTCTGCAAGAGACGCCATGTGCATATCTTACTATCGTGGCGTTTGCTGCCAATATGCTGAAAGTCCGAACGGAAACGTGGCCGGGGCTATGCTCGCCGTCGGTACCACGATGGACGATGCCGTGGAACTGTGCCAGGACGAGACGTTTGCTGGCCGCATATCCCTGGCCGCAGTCAATTCTCCATCTAGCGTCACCATCTCTGGAGATTCAGACGCCATCGAAGAACTCGCCATCATCTTGGAAGATGAGAAAAAGTTTCAGCGTCGGCTTCGCGTAGATAAAGCATACCATTCTCTTCACATGAGAAGCTGTGCCGAGGAGTACAGAAAGAGCATGCTGCGGGCAGGAGTTTCAGTCATCAAATCATCGCAAGCTCGCCCTTGCCAATGGTTCTCGAGCGTATACGACGGACAGCTGGTGGACGAAAGCCTCCAGATTGACGGCGATTACTGGCTCAAGAACTTGACGCAGCCAGTGTTGTTTTCGTCGGCCCTGTCTGCGGCAATCCAATCATCCGACTATGATGCTACCCTGGAGGTCGGACCACATCCAGCTCTGGAAGCTCCGGCAACGCAGACCATGCAAGAAGTGCTGTCGAAGTCGATACCGTACAGTGGCACGCTTCGACGCAAGGAAAATGCCGTGCTCAGCTTGTCAGCTACGCTCGGTTTTCTCTGGTCCCGTCTGGACCGAAGGGGAGTCAATCTTGACTCTTTCGAAAAGCAGATGACTGGAAATGAGGCACCCAAAAACAGACTTTTGACGGGACTCCCTCGGTATCAGTGGAACCACGATACCAAATACTGGAGTGAGTCGCGTAGATCGCAACACCTCCGCTCACGATCTGAGCCGGTCCACCCACTGCTCGGCCACATTTCGCCCGACAGCAGTTCCCATTCTCATGCTGTGCGCTGGAAGCACGTCTTGAAACCGAGCGAGATGCCGTGGCTGAATGGGCATGCTGTCCAAAATCAGATCGTATTTCCGGCAGCAGGCTACATCTCCACGGCAATCGAGGCTGTCCGTTCTTTGGCGAAGGGCGAGGCCATCCAACTCATCGGCCTTGATCACTTCGTAATACACCAAGCAGTACCTTTCACGAGCGCTGACGATAGCGTCGAGGTTCTGGTGGACTTTTCGCAAATCACCCGATCGCATGACAAGCTGGAAATGACGGCAAATTTCTCTTACAGCGCTGCACTTGGTGACACGACTAGTCTGTCTCTAGTTGCGACAGCCGCGGTAAAGGTCCATTTTGCGGAGCCGTTGGTAGACCTCTTCGCAGAACGTCAGCCGGAGCCCCCACATATGATCGATGTGAAGCCACAGCGAATGTATGACTGGCTTGCTAGCCTTGAGTACAACTTTTCCGAACCTTTTGGCGGTCTTACCAAACTCCGGCGCCAGCTGGGACTTTCGCGGTGCACAGGAAAGTTGGCACCAAGAGATATCGATACCGCAGGACTTTTGCTCCATCCAGCGGACCTTGACGCCGCTTTCCAAGCCATGAATCTTGCCTTCAGTTATCCGGGTGATGAACAGATCCGGCATTTGCATCTGCCAACAACTATCTCGAAGATCCTCGTCAATCCTGCTGCTTTGGAAGCAGCACACAGCCCTGGTGATCGGGTTGGAACCGACTGCTTCGACGTCGACGCCACGTGGAATCCGTCCGATCCCTTGACTCCCACAGCTGGCTTCTCGGGCAACGCTCGCCTGTATTTCGATCAGGGCGAGTCGCCGTGCGCTGCAGTTCAGATTGATGACATTGTCCTTCGGCCTATCGGTGATGCCAACGATGAGCGAAAGATCTATCACGGCCTCGACTATGTACCCACACGGCTGGATGGCATGGTGGCTGCCGAGAATATCACAATCACTGATCACATTCTCGAGATTCAAGAAATGGTTCATCGAATCATTCATTTCTACGCCCGGCAGGTCAACGACGAGGTGCCCTCCAGCTCTTCTTTGAGAGCAGCAGGGACTATCACCGGCCACTACCTCAACTTTTGCCAGCGTATCGTGGCCGACCTAAAGCAGGGCACGAGCAAATGGGCCAAGTCGGAATGGATGAGCGACACGAAAGAAGGTGTCATGGAGGCTCTCCACCAGCTCGG TCCTGATTTTGAGAACGTTGCGGATATCAAGTTAGTTCTCCTCGTTGGTGAGACTATGCCTCGGGTACTCCGCGGTGAGGCGGACATGCTTGAAGAAATGCGTCTTTCTGGACTACTGGACACCTTCTATAGATACGGCGCTGGCCTTTATCAAGCCACCCAGTGGCTGACAGCTGTCCTCAAGCAAATCACGGATCGCTCTCCGCATCTGCGCATGGTCGAACTCGGCGCCGGGACGGCAGCCGCATCCAAAGACATTCTGGAAATGTTGGGACGCAACTTTGACCACTACACACTCACCGACATCTCTTCCAGCTTTGCGGAGGGTGCGCTAGAGTCGCTCGCTTCTTGGGGTGATCGTGTCTCCTTCAAGACTTGCAACGTAGAGGTGGACCCAGTTGAGCAGGGATTTGTGGAAGGCGAATACGATGTAGCCATTGCCAGTCAGATCCTCCACGCCACGACCAGCCTCGACGAGTCAGTGCGCAACGTCCGCCGCTTGTTGAAACCTGGAGGATGGCTACTCATAGGCGAGTGCGGCCCCGATGGTGGAGGGGCAATTGTCGgctccttcatcttcggcgCGCTCCCTGGCTGGTGGAACGGAGTCCACGAAGGCAGAGCTCTGTCTCCGTTCGCATCGTTCTCTGCGTGGGACGAGATTCTACAACGGAATGGATTCGCCGGCATCGAGGTCAGGACCCCCGAACCCAGTGCGCAAGCGTTCGGAATTGTCACCATCGCGGCGCAGGCAGTGGACCCTCGCGTGTCCATTATGAGGGCACCTCTCTCGTCGCCAGCCAACTTGGACGTGGACGAGATCCTCATCATAGGTGGTCAGACCGAAGTCACGGCCCAAGTCATTGATCACATGAAAAAGCTGTTTTCCGGGATGGGGACTCGGGTCATACTCTACGACAGAATCGAGGACTTGGATTCTCATATCGAAAAGCCAGAAGCTGCGATAATTAGCCTGGCGGACGTGGACGATGCCGTCTTCGAGAACATGACGCCTGACCGCTGGACAAAGTTTCAGCAGCTCTTCACAGGTCACAAACACCTCCTGTGGGTAACATTGGGCCGACTGAAAGACAATGTGTACAGCAACATGACTGTCGGATTTGGCCGCGCAGCAGTCAACGAGGAAGCGGAGTTGCGGTTGCAGCATGTCGACTTTGCCAACGTCTCTCATATGGAAGCCAATCGCATTGCGGAGATGTTCGTCCGGTTCACAAATCGGAGCCTGACAGCTGGTAGCAGCAAGAACGAGCTTCTACATACCGATGAGAGGGAATACGTCGTCGACGAGCAAGGTCGCGAACTGGTACCACGCCTTTCCCATCAAACGAAATCGAATGACCGCCTCCGATCAGTACGCCGAGCTGTCACATACAAGACGGATCTACGTAGTCAGAACGTATCTTTGGAGCAGAACTCGAGCGGGcgcttcctccgccaacTCTCCCGATTCGACCAGACAAAATTCCAATGTATCGACGG GAACGACTTTATTGAGCTTTCCACGACATGCTCCATGCTTTTCGCGATACGAACGGCGTTTGGATACCATTCACTCGTCATGGGAACTGATAATAAAGGCCAGAAACATCTGGCACTCACTGACTCCGTGTCTTCCATCCTGAAAGTCAACATCCGATGCACGGCACGGGTAGAGGGTACAGACCTGGACGATCACGCACTTTTGTACTCAGTCGCGATCCGACTGATTACTTCCACCATATTCGAAGCGACGTGTGCCGGACAGCGGGTGATCATTCACGATGCACCCACGGATATGACCGCAACCATCATTGCGGAAGCGCAAGAGCGAGGCGTGCAGCTAATATTCACTACGGCTCGGAAAAACGAAGCGCTACAGTCAGCTGTTCGTCCCGCGCGATACGTACAGCTGCAACCATATGCCGGGGCCGCGGACGTTGTCTCGGCGCTTGATACAAAGGTTGCGACCTTGATCGACCTCTCTCGCTCGGCCAGTCCGCTGTCGACTACGTTGAGAGCCGTGCTGCCCGCCACCTGTCGCATAGAGAGCTGGCGTACGATGATAGCCCCTGCCTCCGTCAGCAACGGCA TGGGCGAGGCGACCGGACCCAACCAAGAGAATTTGGAAATGACCGAACTTGCGATTGTGGACTGGACCAAGGAGTCATCTCTTCCAGCCCGTGTTTGCCGACTGGATGCATCTCCCATGTTCAAGCCCGACCAGACCTACTGGCTCTGCGGTCTATCTGGTGCGCTCGGAATCTCTCTCTGCGACTGGATGATCACTCGGGGTGTCCGTAACATGGTCATTAGCAGCCGCAACCCGCGACTGGACCAGCGCTGGGTTGACAATCATCGTCTCAAAGGCGCTACCATCAAAATCATGTCTTG TGATGTGACAGATGAGGTGGCACTTCGCAAAGTCCATCAGGATATCGTTGAGGCACTTCCACCTATTGCCGGTGTTGTGAGCGCGGCGATGGTATTGCGTGATGTCGCAGTGTGCAACATGCAGTACGATCAGCTCCAGGATGTCATACGACCAAAGGTGCTGGGCTCCATTCACCTGGACAGGATATTCTGGGACGACAATCTCGATTTCTTCATCGCCTTGTCGTCGACGAATGCGATTTGTGGCAACCCTGGACAAGCGAACTATACGGCAGCTAACATGGGCATGGCAGGCGTTGCCGCACGACGCCGCCATCGAGGTCTGCGCGCTAGCGTTGCGCATGTCGGTGCCATTATTGGCGTGGGATATGTGACTGACTCTATCGAGCGTCTTGAACAAACGGTGTCGATGACAAACATGATCCATGTCAGCGAGCAGGAAGTTCATCAGATGTTTGCCGAAGTCATCGAGGGTGGCTTTGCAGATTCTGCGGTGCCCCAAGAACTGGTCATGGGTCTGAAGGAAGTCTCTCGCTCGGAGCCTGGCCAGTCCAAATGGGCCAACGACCCCAAATTCTGTCGCCTGGTACTACCAGCCTCAGCTAGCGAAGACGCTCGGGGCACGGGCGGAACCGCAGAGGAATCGGTGGCCAAGAAACTCGAAGGCTGCAAAACCCGTGAAGAGGTGCATCAGGCTCTCAAGCAAGCGTTTGCAGCACAAATGCGCAAGATTTTGTTCATCAAGCTCTCTGATGATGAGGTCATGGAAAGCGTCAGTAGCACATTGGGACTGGACTCGCTCATCGCCGTGGATATCCGATCGTGGATCATGAAGACGTTCAGCGTCAACATTCCAGTATTGCAGATCATGTCCGCGGATGCACGCATTTCGGATATTGTTGCCACGACTCTGCAAGCTCTCCCAACTCGTATGACTCCGCTGCTCGAGCAAGACGAAGCAACAGCGAGCAGTGGAGGGAGTGAGTCGGCGGCTGACAGCGACGCCATAAAGAGTGACCAGAGGAGTCGCAGTTCCGCCACGACACCGCCGCCGGAAGGCCCTTCACCGGCCAAGGTCCACGCTACCTCTGCCTCTTATTGGGACGAGGAAGCTCTTGCACCTCAGGGAGTTTCTATGCGTGACGATGTTCCGGCACCACGACAGATCCCCGAAGTTGTCCTCCTCACAGGCTCGACTGGTCTACTGGGTCACCACCTACTGAACGCTCTTCTCGAACAAAGTTCCATCCGAAGGGTTATCTGCATTGGAATTCGACGACTCACGGAACGACTTGCGGCAGCGGAGCTTCCAGCCGGCAACGACCGCATCGAATACCACGAGGGTGATCTCGCGGTACCTGGCTTCGGCCTCAGCGAGACGGAACAAGCTCGAATCTTTGATGATGTGGATGCCATCATCCACAACGGCGCCGATACGTCCCACATGAAGTCTTATGCCCAGGTCCGCGATGCGAATGTCGAGTCTACACGTCGGCTGATCCGCCTGGCCGCTTCGCGACGGGTTCCATTCCACTACATCTCGTCCGCCGGGGTCGCACTCGCCAGCGACGTCAGTCCATTCCCGTCCATACGGGCGAACGGGACATCCGAGAAATTGGAAGAGCTGTCTCGTCACGGCTCCCAGGGTTACATGTGCAGCAAATGGGTGTGCGAGCGCATGCTCGAAAATGCTCATGAACAGTACCAGCTTCCGGTCTGCATCCAGCGGCCATCGACCATCATCCGCTCCGGCGACGATGCAACGACTCCTCGTGCAAGTTTCGATTGGGTCAACACCTTGCTCCAATACGCACACAAGATCCGCGCGGCGCCGCAGGTACGGCACAACCAGGGCGCCTTGGACCTGGTCAGTGTCGAGACTTGCTGCAACGACATCATCGCGGGCTTGAACACTGTCCACAACGGCGTCAAATATCAGAACAACGTCGGCGATATTGTGATCCCCATGTCGAAGCTGAGCGATCTAGCGATGGAAGAGGGTCATGCTGAGCCTTATGTCAAACTCCCGTGGGAAGAATGGTCTAAGAAAGCCATCGATGCCGGGCTACATCCCGC
- a CDS encoding putative major facilitator superfamily transporter (Putative Major facilitator superfamily (MFS) transporter. Shows sequence similarity to hypothetical fungal proteins and toxin efflux pumps. Contains predicted signal peptide. Predicted membrane localization.) — protein sequence MIILLALLSGGAFTVSLDDTIVATAIPRITDDFHSISDVAWYGSGYLITMGGLQLLFGKLYKLHVDRTIYTVSLCIFATGSTISATAPNSFALICGRALAGTGAAGIVSGGIVILGHTVPLRLLPVYISITSGLTVVGTVAGPLFGGLLTDGLSWRWSFYINLPIVGTVLTLFVLLYRPKHGKSSQHASSRSCKERAAMYDPLGNALFFSAVICCQIALEWADSHYPWRSARVIALFVCSAVFLTMFVPLQVFMRENATIPGHIAKRRAIASSGVFMAFLCAAYFSVVYYLPLWFQGVKGSSPTHSAIMSIALLVTMVLSSLIAAGLMSKTGWYNPFALAAPVLASCGAGLLSTLEPNSGPGKYIGFQVLLGAGVGCAFHIPFVVVNATLQESDRPTGIGLMMCAELLGGALGVSVAQKIFESRLVAFVGRLAPDVERSTILKTGATELTSLVPEDQVAAVPKAYSDAVTSTFYLSSACAAASIIAASFMEWRNIKKSPDNETRNEGTELHTVPTSGERDVVGLHHGGRKQWSSP from the exons ATGATCATCCTACTCGCCCTATTGTCAGGAGGTGCTTTCACCGTAtccctcgacgacaccaTCGTCGCAACGGCCATACCTCGCATTACGGACGACTTTCATTCCATCTCCGATGTTGCTTGGTACGGCTCTGGCTATCTAATAACTATGGGTGGCCTGCAGCTGCTCTTTGGCAAGCTCTACAAGCTGCACGTCGACAGAACCATCTACACCGTCTCGCTGTGCATCTTTGCTACAGGCTCCACAATCTCTGCTACGGCGCCGAACTCCTTTGCCTTAATATGTGGCCGTGCCTTGGCTGGGACAGGAGCCGCTGGCATTGTCAGTGGTGGTATCGTCATTCTTGGACACACAGTGCCGCTAAGGCTACTGCCTGTCTACATTAGTATCACGAGCGGCTTGACAGTCGTCGGCACCGTGGCTGGCCCTCTTTTTGGTGGACTTCTCACGGACGGACTGTCATGGCGGTGGTCTTTCTACATCAACCTG CCGATTGTCGGAACAGTACTTACACTTTTCGTCTTGCTTTATCGCCCAAAGCACGGCAAATCGTCCCAACACGCTTCGAGCCGGTCCTGTAAAGAGCGAGCGGCCATGTATGATCCACTTGGAAATGCTCTTTTTTTCTCTGCCGTGATCTGTTGCCAGATCGCTTTGGAATGGGCCGATTCGCACTACCCCTGGCGCAGCGCGCGGGTCATTGCCCTCTTTGTGTGCTCGGCGGTATTTTTAACCATGTTCGTGCCACTTCAAGTCTTTATGAGAGAAAATGCTACGATACCGGGCCACATTGCGAAAAGACGAGCAATCGCGTCAAGCGGTGTA TTCATGGCATTCTTGTGCGCAGCGTACTTCTCGGTGGTCTACTACCTTCCCCTCTGGTTTCAAGGAGTCAAAGGATCTTCACCCACCCACTCTGCAATCATGAGCATCGCACTGCTCGTAACAATGGTGTTATCTTCTCTGATAGCTGCCGGGCTCATGTCGAAGACCGGCTGGTACAATCCGTTCGCTCTCGCTGCGCCGGTCCTTGCATCTTGCGGCGCGGGACTGCTATCCACTCTGGAACCCAACTCGGGGCCCGGAAAGTACATCGGCTTTCAAGTACTGCTCGGGGCGGGCGTCGGCTGTGCGTTCCATATACCATTCGTTGTGGTCAACGCCACATTACAGGAGTCG GATAGACCCACCGGCATTGGCTTGATGATGTGCGCGGAACTTCTTGGTGGTGCCCTAGGTGTCTCTGTGGCGCAGAAGATATTCGAAAGCCGTCTCGTTGCATTCGTAGGACGACTGGCGCCCGACGTGGAACGTTCCACCATACTGAAGACGGGGGCAACGGAATTGACGTCGCTAGTGCCAGAGGATCAAGTCGCCGCTGTGCCAAAGGCCTACAGCGATGCTGTCACTTCCACGTTCTATCTGAGCTCGGCTTGTGCTGCCGCGAGCATAATCGCTGCCAGCTTTATGGAATGGAGGAACATCAAGAAGAGTCCAGATAACGAGACCAGAAATGAAGGGACCGAACTTCATACGGTCCCTACGTCTGGGGAGCGAGATGTTGTAGGCTTGCATCATGGCGGGCGGAAGCAATGGTCATCGCCTTGA